AGGTTGCCAGAGTCAGGATGACATAAAGCAGGGTACGACTGAATTTTTCAAACTTGCGGGTTAGGGGTGTGCTCAGACTAACTCGACTGTCCATTGACTGAGAAATCTTGCCCACCTCTGTAGCATTAGCTGTAGCCACAACAATGCCTCGTCCCTGACCAAAGGTGACAAAACTACCCGCGTAGGCCATGTTGCGTCGTTCGGCAAGGGGTGTGTCAACCGGAAGCACTTGGGTTGATTTATCGACAGGAACCGATTCTCCTGTCAGGGCTGACTCATCCACCTGGAGGTTGCGAACCTGCAACAATCGTAAGTCTGCCGGAACCTTATCCCCAGAGGCCAACAAAACCAAGTCCCCTGGCACTAACTCCCGTGAGGGAATTCGCAGGGGTTGTCCCTCACGCAAGACAGTAGTTTCGGTAGTGACGGCTTTGGCTAGGGAAGCGATCGCTCCTTCTGCCTTAGCTTCTTGCACATAGCCAATGATTGCGTTGATGAGGGTAACTCCCCAAATTACGGCTGCATTAGTCCAGGAACCCAGAAATGCCTTGACTGCTCCGGCTAAAAGCAAGATGTAGAGAAGCGGCTGATGGAATTGCAGCAAGAACTTGAGCCATGCAGGTTTTCCAGGCTTTAGCTGTAATTCATTCCAGCCATACTGTTCATAGCGACGCGCTATGTCCTCAGGGGTTAAGCCGCTATCTATGCTGGTGCCAAACTTTTCTTGGATTTCTGAGTCAGACAGTGCATGATAAGCCTGTAAAGGATCTTGAATGGACATCGCACCCTCCGGGGTTGAGTATACCCTCTACTACTAGCGCAAGGCTCAGCTAGTCAACAACTGCTGCCACTTGGCAGTTCTTTGGATCCCTATAAGGCGGCTGTTAGGAGGACTAAAGTCCTCACTACGAACGTTCTGATTGGTTCTAGGACTAAAGTCCTT
The nucleotide sequence above comes from Cyanobacteriota bacterium. Encoded proteins:
- a CDS encoding HAD-IC family P-type ATPase, with the protein product MSIQDPLQAYHALSDSEIQEKFGTSIDSGLTPEDIARRYEQYGWNELQLKPGKPAWLKFLLQFHQPLLYILLLAGAVKAFLGSWTNAAVIWGVTLINAIIGYVQEAKAEGAIASLAKAVTTETTVLREGQPLRIPSRELVPGDLVLLASGDKVPADLRLLQVRNLQVDESALTGESVPVDKSTQVLPVDTPLAERRNMAYAGSFVTFGQGRGIVVATANATEVGKISQSMDSRVSLSTPLTRKFEKFSRTLLYVILTLAT